Proteins from one Rhizoctonia solani chromosome 5, complete sequence genomic window:
- a CDS encoding chitin deacetylase has product MTFSIARVAALAVALCGAIQVSAAPVEAPRLISRAGASVVTKCSVPNTVALTFDDGPYTWTNELVDLLDENGAKGTFFFNGANFGCIYDDANAKRVKYVYDKGHQVASHTWRHERLSTLSGDELLSEFSKTDDAIKKITGAVPAFVRPPFGDYDDDVLEVAASRGQTVANWDFDSGDAAGVSPSESRSQYNKLIMSGPDSILTLNHETKQPTIEDVIPYAIQQIKAKGYKLVTVAECLGESPYQSTGTPSSRDSSWKC; this is encoded by the exons ATGACTTTCTCGATTGCTCGCGTCGCCGCTCTTGCTGTAGCCCTATGTGGAGCTATTCAAGTTTCGGCTGCCCCAGTAGAAGCACCAAGGCTCATCTCTCGTGCTGGTGCTAGCGTTGTCACCAAGTGCTCAGTGCCCAATACCGTCGCACTCAC CTTCGACGATGGCCCTTATACTTGGACAAACGAGCTCGTGGACCTACTAGATGAGAACGGTGCTAAGGG AACCTTTTTCTTTAACGGTGCCAATT TTGGATGCATTTACGACGACGCCAACGCCAAGCGCGTCAAGTATGTCTACGATAAAGGCCACCAGGTCGCTTCTCACACCTGGAGACACGAGCGCTTGTCTACTCTTTCGGGCGATGAGCTCCTATCCGAGTTTTCCAA GACCGACGATGCGATCAAGAAGATTACTGGTGCCGTCCCTGCCTTTGTGCG GCCACCGTTTGGCGACTATGATGATGACGTTCTCGAGGTTGCAGCCTCTCGCGGACAGACTG TTGCGAATTGGGACTTTGATTCCGGAGATGCCGCCGGTGTTTCG CCCTCCGAGTCTAGGAGCCAATATAACAAGTTGATCATGTCCGGTCCTGATAGCATCTTGACCCTCAATCACGAGACTAAGC AACCCACTAT TGAGGACGTCATCCCCTATGCGATCCAGcaaatcaaggccaagggCTACAAGCTGGTAACAGTAGCCGAGTGCTTGGGCGAATCGCCCTACCAGTCTACCGGAACTCCCTCTTCTCGTGAC TCAAGCTGGAAATGCTAA